TTTACTCCAATTACTTCAGCAGAAGCATCTTCTTTGTATCAATGAAATCACCGGCTTGGATTTTATAGAAATATATTCCTGATGGAAAACCGCCAGCATTCCAAATTACTTGATAATGTCCGGCAGATTGATCAATATCAATTATAGTTTCAATGTGGCGACCAAGAGGATCATAAACATCAAGCTTAACATTAACAAAGTGGGAAAGAGAGTAACTGATAGTTGTTGAAGCGTTGAAGGGATTCGGATAGTTTTGTTTCAGTAAACAATTTAATGGCAAACTGACAATATCCTCTAATATATCAGTAGCTTCGCAACCGACTCCATATGCACCTATATTCATTTCATCTTGACCAGTTTCAACACAGGGCGAGTTCTCCGCTAACCAAAAATTTAGATTATCGGAATCACAGAATAAAGGATCAGTACTAATATTACCTTCACCTGGCCAGAGAGTACCTTGAATATCACAGTAAGTGATTATGGGATCCGAATGTTCATCATTAATATGAATTTCGGATGCGTCATTAGACCAAAATATTGTATTCAAGATTGTTGGGTAAGAGATGTCTAAATATAGGCCCGCTCCAGATTGAACACATAAATTTTCCGTAATAGTGACATTGGACATTTCGAAAGTGGAATATTCAGCACTAACACCACCACCATAATCGGCTTCATTGCATGCAATGGTAGTATTAGAAATTACTAAAGTGTCATAACTACAACAATTAATAGAGATTCCTCCACCCATTGTAATAGCGATATTAGAAATAATATTGTTAGAGTCAATTGTAGGATATGAATAGCATATCCAAAGACCCCCACCTTCTAACGCAAAATTATTGGAAATAACATTGTTTACAATTATAGGATTAGAACCACTCCAACAAAAGATTCCCCCGCCGCTTCTATTGGTTGAGTTTTGGGTAATAACATTATTAGTAATAAATGGACTTGCATAACGACAACTAATACCGCCTCCATATTCACCGCGTCCGTTACAAATTGTAAATCCAAGAATAGTAGGCCATTGGTCAAATTCATGAGGAGGAAAACTCCATATTTTTATTACTGTCTCTACCGAATCTCCATTAATAATTGTTTCATGAATGTGGGATGTATCGCCAGAAATTAGAAAAAGTGAGGCAAGTATAATACCATGCCCATTGAAGTTGATATTCTCAACATAAGTCCCTGGCTGTACCAGCACAGTATCCCCATCGGAACTGACGTCAATACCGCTTTGGATTGTGGCATAATCCGCAGGGATATTAATTATTGTCGCTGATAATGATATCACCGCAACAGCAATGAACAGCATAGTTAAGATGAATAATCGTTTCATATTATGCTCCTTTTTTCATTTTTCATTAATTAAATCATCTATTTCTTTCAGACTTTATCTACTTTTGTCAATAATTTACCTCCTTACAGTATTTGGATTGTTTGCACTCAATGAAAATAGACAGATTTATAGTCCCCAATCATGAAGGCTTCTTTTCAATGCGAAACCGTTAATTCTCTCATCCGCAATATAATATAAACACACTAACAGTCAATATAATAATGAATTAATAGGCTATTATTATAACTATTTGTCTATTTCATTATCCTCCCTCTAATCATTTATTATTTCAACAGTTACGGAGGATTAGAGTATGGATATTCTTGTTTTACTTGGAAATAGAATCAGACAACTTCGGAAAAACCTGAAATTAACTCAATCGCGCTTGGCGGATAAGGCTGGTTTGAGCACAAATTTCATTGCTCTCCTTGAGAAAGGCAAACGGTCTGCCTCCGTGGATACGCTGTTCAGAATATCCAAAGTCCTCAAGGTTGAGTTGAAGGAACTGTTCGATTTCCCAGAGAAGAAGACAAAGGTTCAGCTTGCCACTGATGAATTGGTGAAGCTTCTTAAGCGGAAACCTGCTGATGATATTCTGATGGTTAAAGATATTGCTGATATAATTCTTCGCTGGAAAAGCCCGAAGAAGAAACGTAACTAACCATCGATAATAATAGCTGGCTACCATAGTTCTTATACCATCAAAAAGGGACTTTAATTGTCGTTAGTGAAAAATTAGTTGGCATTGCTTAAGATGAATGATATTGGTAGTATTAATAAGGCAGGGAAATGGAAATGGAAACCGTTGAGGTTTAATAGAATCTCCTAATTCTGTCCCCCCTCTTTAGGATTTGCTGAAAAACGATATTCTATTCAATCGATGCTTGTTCAAAGATTAATGTCTCAAATCAATTGTTGATGCATTGAATGTTACCGGTACATCTTCCGCATGATTATTCCAGAAATGAAATCTCAGATCACGTTTACCATCTTTAGCTCTGGTATTGGCTATTGTGTGGCGGTTCGTTTCTGTTGTTCGAACTCGTGTCATGTAAATAGTGGCGATTTTACCTGTACCGGGTAATAATGGCGCTGAATCTATTTCAGGGTCAGCTGATTCCATTATGAAAATGAATACTTTGTTATGTTCGGGAAATGCCCTGTAAAACTGCTCATAGAAATGCTCACAGCGAGTGCCCCTAAATGATACTGAGTCTACTCGAAAACCAAGTTTTTCATATCCCAAATCAAGCGGGATTTGCATACCGGAGAGCGTATCATGATTTATTAGAATCAAGTCAACAGTAATAATTTGTTGCTCCTCCTGGTCGATAATACGGTTTACTCTTAAACTTAGATTATTGGCGTTTGCTGTAGCCGAAAATGCAAGACCAATTACCAATGCGAGAATAGTTTTAATGTTCATTATGTTGTCTCCTTTACTTTATCTATTTTAAGAAATATCTTCTTTCAATTAAAATGTTTGTAAACATAATTATTTCGCCCTAAGGATGGGTCCATAAAGCGCGCTCCGTAATAATACAGGTCAAAATCGTATGTGTCATCATGCTCGTTGCCATTTTATGTATATAATTCAAATATTAAATCCTCTTAAAAATAGTTAAAATTTCCTTAAAAGTATAAGATTAGGACCTTTTTCTAAGTACTTTGTAAATCTATGACCTTCTTCGAATATATTATCAGAAATCTTAAAATTCCAGCTTTCGA
This sequence is a window from Candidatus Zixiibacteriota bacterium. Protein-coding genes within it:
- a CDS encoding right-handed parallel beta-helix repeat-containing protein; the protein is MKRLFILTMLFIAVAVISLSATIINIPADYATIQSGIDVSSDGDTVLVQPGTYVENINFNGHGIILASLFLISGDTSHIHETIINGDSVETVIKIWSFPPHEFDQWPTILGFTICNGRGEYGGGISCRYASPFITNNVITQNSTNRSGGGIFCWSGSNPIIVNNVISNNFALEGGGLWICYSYPTIDSNNIISNIAITMGGGISINCCSYDTLVISNTTIACNEADYGGGVSAEYSTFEMSNVTITENLCVQSGAGLYLDISYPTILNTIFWSNDASEIHINDEHSDPIITYCDIQGTLWPGEGNISTDPLFCDSDNLNFWLAENSPCVETGQDEMNIGAYGVGCEATDILEDIVSLPLNCLLKQNYPNPFNASTTISYSLSHFVNVKLDVYDPLGRHIETIIDIDQSAGHYQVIWNAGGFPSGIYFYKIQAGDFIDTKKMLLLK
- a CDS encoding helix-turn-helix transcriptional regulator, with product MDILVLLGNRIRQLRKNLKLTQSRLADKAGLSTNFIALLEKGKRSASVDTLFRISKVLKVELKELFDFPEKKTKVQLATDELVKLLKRKPADDILMVKDIADIILRWKSPKKKRN